In Leptospira montravelensis, the genomic window GGCCAAACAAGTTACAGAAAAGGATAAAGAAAAACAACGAGAAGATATAGTGGTAATAAGAATGTCCGTGGTGATCAAGGGATGCATCCACAACGTTTTCTTTTAGGTAAGATATGAAAGCCTCTACACCGGATGTGAATTTGTTATGAACTTTTTTAGGGTTCCTTGAAATCAAATTGGCTGCAGGGATAAAGATGAGGAACATAAAAAAACAAGCAATCCACATCATGGTCACTCGTTTGGTGATGTGAAGGTCAAGTCCACCAACATAGTGGTATTTCACACCGTCATGGTTTACGAAGACATCATGATTTTCAGCGTCAAAACCAGGTTGCCCTTCTGTGACGATAGAACCACCAAAGTTGAGAGGGAAAATGGGAGCATCCCCTAAGTGGTGCGCCATCACTTCGCTGAAATCGAAGCCCTCATCAGAGCTGTGCCCTTCCGAATCGTTTGCAAAAACATTCGTAAAACTAAGGGAAAAAACTAATAAAAATGATAAAAAAAACCGATATTTAGACTTATTTTCCACTGAAATAGCTCGCAAATACAAGGAAAAGAAGGTGGACGAAATAGGCAATTAAAAATCCAGAAGTTGCCTCAAAAGGGTACTTTAAGACCTGCAGAGCAGTCAAAATGCCCAGATTTAGAAAGAAAGAGAGGAATACTGTAAAAAAGGGGAAGCCCGACTCTGCTAGGGCTGGTATTTTTCTCGGAAGAAACCGGAGTTGCAAGATGGCCATTTGGATCGCAAAGGACATGGCACCTCCAAAATAGAAAATCACACGATACCCATCTTCCACCAAACCAGCGGTTAGCGGGAGACTTAAAATGAAAGTAAAAAATAAATAAGTAAAATAGTGGAGATGGAACCTTTTTAGATTGATGGTACTTAGATCCATTGGTTGTAGTTTGCGAGGTGGGGGTGTGAGGGCAAGTAGGATTGGGGGTTCGTGGGGGATAGGAAGGTATAGATCCCCGCCCTAATCGAACTGGGTGGGGTTATCCACCCGCCACCCAATGGCTACCATATATCACATGTTTGTTGGCTTGAGAAGGAGGAATTGTAGGTTCACAAATTTTATTTGCTAAAGTTCATCTTTTTGCCAATTCTAAATAGAAAATTACAATTACTTTGACGAAAGTTTGTATTTGGTATTCAAATAAAAGAAAATTTTTTCCACATCTGCTTCTGAAAGATCCGTATTGAAGAATAGAACTTCAGCTATATCGGCATCAAGATTTCCATTAC contains:
- the atpB gene encoding F0F1 ATP synthase subunit A encodes the protein MYLRAISVENKSKYRFFLSFLLVFSLSFTNVFANDSEGHSSDEGFDFSEVMAHHLGDAPIFPLNFGGSIVTEGQPGFDAENHDVFVNHDGVKYHYVGGLDLHITKRVTMMWIACFFMFLIFIPAANLISRNPKKVHNKFTSGVEAFISYLKENVVDASLDHHGHSYYHYIFSLFFFILFCNLFGLIPSIGELTVAASDGLVTLDQKFSLGLGLHTPHSLHTFGEIWSGITPTGDISVTLSLASITLLTIYGTAFSYQGISFVAHAVPKGVPLPLWPLMWVLEFIVTHIARSFALTMRLLANMTAGHVMILALLGFIFMSENWLIAPVSVLSSVLIYFLELLVAFLQAFIFSLLTTVFIGTVMHRH